Proteins encoded in a region of the Stieleria neptunia genome:
- a CDS encoding sulfatase family protein produces MQHTIKYFRFLSLIAAVLLVRANFCASAPAADNASSRPNIVFLFADDQSTYSVGCYGNKDVQTPNMDQLARDGVAFDKHYNTTAICMASRASVFTGMYEYKTGCNFTHGDMREEVWANSYPVLLREAGYLTAFAGKFGIVVTGKALCESDFDFWGGGPGQTNYATAKNRSMTKYAAKYPHSTLSYGAFGQDVIRESVKQKKPFCLSISFKAPHKPATPDPRFDDVYSGKTFTKPDNFGREYGTHLSQQSKSGRQYPRFTDWNYDTDYDGEMAKYHQQVYGIDVAVGMIRDELKAQGVADNTVVIYTSDNGYICGSHGYGSKVLPMEESSRVPLMIYDPRSPLNGRQIRCDRLTGNIDFAPTILELAGLAIPSNMDGKSLMGLLQNPDEGGHDQMSFINVYGPLATHSLTCLTRQHKYTYWWYGDDKMDPVEELFDTQNDPLELKNLANSPDSADVLASMRSRYDQELSKWKNQAVDYNDYQRYGTLFDRLIPLGQKTALMRKDRPAKQPKRSN; encoded by the coding sequence ATGCAACACACTATCAAGTACTTCAGATTTCTTTCGCTGATCGCGGCCGTGTTGTTGGTTCGCGCCAACTTCTGTGCGTCGGCTCCGGCGGCCGACAACGCGTCATCCCGGCCGAACATCGTGTTTCTGTTTGCGGACGATCAGAGCACCTATTCAGTGGGATGCTATGGCAACAAGGATGTCCAAACGCCCAATATGGATCAGCTCGCTCGCGACGGAGTGGCTTTCGACAAGCACTACAACACCACCGCGATCTGCATGGCCAGTCGAGCCAGTGTGTTCACGGGAATGTATGAATACAAAACCGGATGCAACTTCACCCACGGTGACATGCGTGAAGAGGTGTGGGCGAATTCGTATCCCGTGTTGTTGCGTGAGGCCGGCTACCTGACCGCATTCGCCGGAAAGTTTGGGATCGTGGTCACGGGCAAGGCGCTTTGCGAAAGTGACTTCGATTTTTGGGGCGGCGGTCCCGGCCAGACGAATTACGCAACGGCGAAGAACCGATCGATGACGAAGTATGCAGCAAAGTATCCCCATTCGACGTTGTCTTATGGAGCTTTCGGGCAGGATGTGATTCGCGAATCGGTCAAACAGAAGAAGCCGTTCTGTCTGTCGATCAGTTTCAAAGCACCGCACAAGCCGGCGACCCCCGATCCCCGCTTCGACGACGTCTACTCAGGGAAGACGTTCACCAAACCGGATAACTTTGGCCGGGAATACGGCACACACCTTTCGCAGCAAAGCAAGTCCGGTCGTCAGTACCCTCGATTTACCGATTGGAACTATGACACAGACTACGACGGTGAAATGGCAAAGTACCATCAACAGGTTTATGGGATTGACGTCGCCGTGGGGATGATCCGCGACGAGTTGAAAGCACAGGGCGTGGCGGACAACACCGTCGTGATCTACACCAGCGACAACGGTTACATCTGCGGTTCGCACGGCTACGGATCCAAAGTCCTGCCCATGGAAGAATCGTCTCGTGTGCCGCTGATGATCTATGACCCACGAAGCCCGTTGAACGGACGTCAGATTCGCTGCGATCGATTGACCGGCAACATCGACTTCGCGCCGACGATCCTGGAGTTGGCCGGTCTGGCGATCCCGTCCAACATGGACGGCAAAAGCCTGATGGGGTTGTTGCAGAATCCGGATGAAGGCGGGCATGACCAGATGTCCTTCATCAACGTGTATGGCCCTCTGGCGACACACAGCCTGACTTGCCTCACCAGGCAACACAAATACACCTATTGGTGGTACGGCGACGACAAAATGGATCCGGTCGAGGAACTCTTTGACACTCAAAACGATCCGCTGGAACTGAAGAACCTCGCCAACAGCCCTGACAGTGCGGATGTCCTTGCATCGATGCGCAGCCGATACGATCAGGAACTCAGCAAATGGAAAAACCAGGCGGTGGACTACAACGATTACCAGCGATACGGCACGCTCTTTGATCGATTGATTCCACTGGGTCAAAAGACTGCCCTGATGAGGAAAGACCGGCCAGCGAAGCAACCCAAACGCTCGAATTGA
- a CDS encoding sulfatase family protein — translation MRTPLPLCALLFLTPLAISNAAEPAQPNIVVFLADDMGWGDSATYGHELIQTPNVDKLASQGVKFTQCYSACGVCSPSRSAILTGRTPYRNGVYRHLSGNHEAHLRASETTYPKLLKSIGYETCHVGKWHLNSRPQFNTSKYPQPGDHGYDYWMATHNNAEPSHKNPNNFVRNGTPVGELKGFSAPLVAAEAARWLSDIRDDSKPFALSIWVHEPHSPIATDPQFSALYDGHENSTYMGNITQLDHALGQVMRALDEEGVSDNTLLFFTSDNGPVAKFGGTTGGLRGGKRSDHEGGIRVPGVARWPDHIKPGTVSDVPVIGTDIFATVLDITGIPLPTDRTIDGVSMLPAFAGKPVERKIPLFWRTHVSPPGDRVAMRIGDWKIVGDETLSEFQLYEIQKDWKEENDLSVKLPEKTEQMKRTLFQLWADIESEGPDQWWKDERQPPVRGGKLNY, via the coding sequence ATGCGAACGCCGCTCCCACTCTGCGCCCTCCTCTTCCTGACTCCGCTAGCCATCTCAAACGCGGCTGAACCGGCGCAGCCGAACATCGTGGTCTTCCTGGCCGACGACATGGGCTGGGGTGATTCGGCCACCTACGGTCATGAGCTGATCCAAACGCCCAACGTCGACAAGCTGGCGTCGCAGGGTGTGAAATTCACTCAGTGTTATTCGGCCTGCGGGGTCTGCTCGCCGTCGCGATCGGCGATCCTGACCGGGCGAACGCCGTATCGCAACGGCGTCTATCGACACTTGTCGGGCAATCACGAAGCCCACTTGCGGGCCAGCGAAACCACCTATCCAAAGCTGTTGAAATCGATCGGCTATGAAACCTGCCACGTCGGCAAATGGCATCTCAATTCAAGGCCACAGTTCAATACGTCAAAGTATCCACAACCCGGCGATCATGGCTACGACTACTGGATGGCGACGCACAACAATGCCGAGCCGAGCCACAAGAATCCGAACAACTTCGTCCGCAACGGAACGCCCGTCGGCGAACTGAAGGGATTTTCGGCGCCTTTGGTTGCCGCCGAAGCGGCGCGCTGGTTGAGTGACATTCGCGATGATTCGAAGCCGTTCGCGCTTTCCATTTGGGTCCATGAGCCGCATTCACCAATCGCGACCGACCCGCAGTTCTCGGCTCTGTATGACGGTCACGAGAACAGCACCTACATGGGCAACATCACGCAACTCGATCACGCACTCGGTCAGGTGATGCGGGCGTTGGACGAAGAGGGCGTCAGCGACAACACGTTGTTGTTCTTCACGTCGGACAACGGTCCGGTCGCGAAGTTTGGCGGCACGACCGGTGGTTTGCGCGGCGGCAAGCGCAGCGATCATGAAGGCGGCATCCGTGTACCCGGTGTGGCACGCTGGCCGGACCACATCAAGCCGGGGACGGTCAGCGATGTCCCCGTTATCGGCACGGATATTTTTGCCACGGTGCTGGACATCACCGGCATCCCGCTTCCGACGGATCGCACCATCGATGGCGTCAGTATGTTACCCGCATTTGCAGGTAAACCTGTCGAGCGGAAGATCCCGCTGTTCTGGCGAACCCACGTTTCGCCGCCGGGTGACCGCGTGGCGATGCGGATCGGGGATTGGAAGATCGTCGGCGATGAAACATTGTCCGAATTTCAACTGTATGAAATCCAAAAAGACTGGAAAGAAGAGAACGACCTGTCGGTCAAGCTGCCGGAAAAAACGGAGCAGATGAAACGCACGCTCTTCCAGCTCTGGGCGGACATCGAATCCGAAGGCCCCGATCAATGGTGGAAGGACGAGCGTCAGCCACCTGTGCGAGGCGGGAAGCTAAACTATTGA
- a CDS encoding DUF1559 domain-containing protein: MKYSQRNRGFTLVELLVVIAIIGILVGLLLPAVQAAREAARRMSCSNNFKQLGVALHNYHSAFKQIPRHGGGTLPWTGAFAPGPWFRPSDFGNRFRLSSLVAMTPFIEQQALWDQISNPNQARTDGGLQSPPWPAMGPTPDRIQYIPWVNEIPTYRCPSDPGVGLPALGRTNYASNLGDSIWLLHVAPYNNNRTNITTGRARHAQAAHRGFFKPHQDAKFRDVLDGLSNTIAMGEIITDLQDGDIRGNGVANNGGNSGPFGFAASRNNPALCQDNGYIDPERPRFWLPEWQQRNRRNFARGYRWASSYPIMTGITTILPPNREACGRYNALGTTLVAPPSSRHQGGAHVLMGDGAVIFMTDSVEAGNSRAPMVWLNGTGAASPGSQSPYGLWGALGTRANSETIEEQLNQ, from the coding sequence ATGAAGTACTCACAGCGCAATCGAGGTTTCACATTAGTGGAACTTCTTGTGGTCATCGCAATCATCGGCATTCTTGTCGGATTGCTCCTACCGGCTGTTCAAGCCGCCCGCGAAGCAGCTCGGCGGATGAGTTGCAGCAACAATTTCAAGCAGCTCGGAGTTGCGCTTCACAACTATCACTCGGCGTTCAAACAAATTCCGAGACATGGAGGGGGGACTTTGCCGTGGACTGGTGCGTTTGCGCCGGGACCTTGGTTTCGTCCGTCGGACTTCGGCAATCGATTTCGTTTGAGCTCCCTGGTTGCGATGACTCCGTTTATCGAGCAACAGGCTCTGTGGGATCAAATCTCGAACCCTAACCAGGCCCGAACCGACGGTGGGCTCCAGAGTCCGCCATGGCCGGCGATGGGACCGACGCCTGACCGGATTCAGTACATCCCATGGGTCAACGAAATTCCCACCTACCGTTGTCCGAGTGATCCCGGAGTCGGATTGCCCGCTTTGGGACGGACCAACTACGCGTCGAATCTCGGCGACTCGATCTGGCTGCTTCACGTCGCTCCGTACAACAACAATCGGACGAACATCACGACGGGGCGAGCACGCCACGCCCAAGCCGCGCATCGCGGTTTTTTCAAGCCGCACCAAGATGCCAAGTTCCGCGATGTGCTCGACGGCTTGTCGAACACGATTGCGATGGGCGAGATCATCACTGACCTGCAGGACGGCGACATTCGCGGCAATGGCGTCGCGAACAACGGTGGAAATTCAGGCCCGTTCGGCTTCGCGGCATCGCGGAACAACCCCGCGCTCTGTCAGGACAATGGCTACATTGATCCGGAGCGGCCTCGATTCTGGCTGCCTGAGTGGCAACAGCGCAACCGGCGTAACTTCGCACGAGGTTACCGCTGGGCAAGTAGCTACCCGATCATGACCGGCATCACCACCATCCTGCCTCCGAACCGGGAAGCGTGTGGTCGGTACAATGCGTTGGGGACGACGTTGGTTGCCCCACCGTCGAGTCGGCATCAAGGTGGTGCACACGTCTTGATGGGCGACGGAGCAGTCATCTTTATGACCGATTCCGTTGAGGCGGGCAACTCACGCGCCCCGATGGTCTGGCTCAACGGCACCGGTGCCGCTTCCCCAGGTTCGCAAAGCCCCTATGGATTGTGGGGTGCTCTGGGAACTCGGGCCAACAGTGAGACCATTGAAGAGCAGTTGAACCAGTAG